From one Chryseobacterium sp. 3008163 genomic stretch:
- a CDS encoding aspartyl protease family protein — translation MKKSLFLFLILYITTVSAQGKRFFESGEAVLKNPVEKINLTFENELPLVKVTINGKPYQFLFDTGAPTVISHAVYNEMNLKKKHKSKVGDSQKNKQEQIFTLLPEMTIDQIVFKNIGAMVMDLQGHEFGCLKIDGIIGANQMAKLFWRINYSENLLEAATDLKQFSTVDYATVFNFNTKLQKTPIIEAQILDKKINMTFDTGFTGSIKISDNNFDPKNSKIKYLETFGMNSVGAYGAGKPVSSYYFRPKELELAAQKFENEIVMTGSSSLLGNEFLKKFKFVIDWQNHKVYLHRIKNTPSKMESFGFAYRFIDLKARVVLVFPEKDFPIKINDEIVSINDTSFENLNNESSCEYLLNRVEKNTNSVKVKVKRDGEILDFTVDKKEYLN, via the coding sequence ATGAAGAAAAGTCTATTCTTGTTTTTGATATTATACATCACAACGGTTTCTGCACAGGGGAAAAGGTTTTTCGAAAGCGGGGAAGCAGTGCTTAAAAATCCTGTAGAGAAGATTAATCTCACTTTTGAAAATGAATTGCCTCTAGTGAAAGTAACCATCAATGGGAAGCCTTATCAGTTTTTATTTGATACCGGTGCACCGACAGTGATTTCTCACGCAGTTTATAACGAAATGAATCTTAAGAAAAAGCATAAAAGCAAAGTAGGAGATTCACAGAAAAATAAACAGGAACAGATTTTTACCCTATTGCCCGAAATGACCATTGACCAGATTGTTTTTAAAAATATTGGTGCAATGGTGATGGATCTTCAAGGTCATGAATTTGGATGTCTGAAAATTGACGGTATTATTGGTGCAAACCAAATGGCAAAGCTATTTTGGAGAATCAATTATTCCGAAAACCTGTTGGAGGCTGCAACAGATTTAAAACAATTTTCGACGGTAGATTATGCAACGGTTTTTAATTTTAATACAAAACTTCAGAAAACACCGATTATAGAAGCTCAGATTTTAGATAAGAAAATAAATATGACTTTCGATACCGGATTTACAGGAAGCATCAAGATTTCGGATAATAATTTTGATCCTAAAAACAGCAAAATAAAATATTTAGAAACATTTGGTATGAACTCTGTAGGCGCTTATGGGGCAGGAAAACCGGTTTCTTCTTATTATTTCAGACCCAAAGAATTAGAATTGGCAGCACAAAAATTTGAGAATGAAATTGTAATGACAGGAAGTTCAAGCCTTCTTGGAAATGAGTTTCTGAAGAAATTCAAATTTGTTATTGACTGGCAAAATCATAAAGTTTATCTACACCGCATTAAAAATACACCTTCAAAAATGGAATCTTTTGGTTTTGCTTACCGCTTTATCGATCTTAAAGCTAGGGTAGTTTTGGTGTTTCCGGAGAAAGATTTCCCTATCAAGATTAATGATGAAATTGTAAGTATCAACGATACCAGTTTTGAAAATTTAAATAATGAATCTTCGTGTGAATATCTCTTAAACAGAGTTGAAAAGAATACTAACTCTGTTAAAGTTAAAGTAAAAAGGGATGGTGAGATTCTGGATTTTACGGTTGATAAGAAAGAGTATTTGAATTGA
- a CDS encoding ABC transporter ATP-binding protein: MKTLLRYLKPHKWLMILSLVLATINQVFSLFSPAITGNILDQLVTHPNHFDKEKVVSRSLDQYLYGTDIYHGAFYFLGLLIGTAMISRIAKAFQDYVVNVITQKFGANIFTDGLQHSMALPYQEFEDQRSGETLSILTKVREDSVKFITNFINIFFGILVSIIFVSVYAIRLHWSIMPVYVVGIFLIAFITNLLSKRIKNIQKTIVTETTGLAGSTTESLRNIEIVKSLGLTKQEVKRLNNNTYKILGLELKKVKSIRSLSFIQGTMVNFLQQLITLTLLYLIFKNVVTPGQYLSLMFYGFFIFGPMQEIGNIIISYREAEASLHNFDNLMKKQVEEKPHTPKQIGAVQKLDFNHVSFQHQSASYKALNDISFEVKNGETIAFVGPSGSGKSTLVKLLVGLYRPKEGSIFYNGINGKEFDFDELRNQIGFVTQDTQLFAGTIKENLLFVNPNATDEDLDLALNKSSAKTLIERAENGIDTVIGEGGLKLSGGEKQRIAIARALLRKPNLLIFDEATSALDSITEEEITSTIKEISEEKEQITVLIAHRLSTIMHADRIYVLERGKVIETGSHENLLDLKGLYYAMWRQQIGERKVTKQV; encoded by the coding sequence ATGAAAACATTATTACGTTATTTAAAACCTCACAAGTGGTTGATGATTTTGTCATTGGTTTTGGCGACCATCAATCAGGTTTTTTCTTTATTTAGTCCGGCAATTACGGGAAACATTCTCGATCAATTGGTGACGCATCCCAATCATTTTGATAAAGAAAAGGTCGTATCCAGAAGCCTGGATCAATATCTATACGGAACCGATATCTATCACGGAGCATTTTACTTTTTAGGATTACTGATAGGAACTGCGATGATCAGCAGAATTGCTAAAGCTTTTCAGGATTATGTGGTGAATGTGATTACCCAAAAGTTTGGGGCTAATATCTTCACTGATGGATTGCAGCATTCGATGGCATTACCTTATCAGGAATTCGAAGACCAAAGAAGTGGTGAAACGCTTTCAATTCTCACGAAAGTAAGAGAAGATTCTGTGAAATTCATTACCAATTTCATCAATATCTTCTTTGGGATTTTAGTCAGTATTATTTTCGTTTCGGTGTATGCGATTCGTCTGCACTGGTCGATTATGCCGGTGTATGTAGTCGGAATTTTCCTCATTGCTTTTATCACCAATTTATTAAGTAAAAGAATTAAAAATATTCAGAAAACAATCGTTACCGAAACTACAGGATTGGCTGGGAGCACCACCGAAAGTCTTCGTAACATCGAGATTGTTAAAAGTTTAGGTTTAACGAAACAGGAAGTAAAACGTCTGAATAATAATACTTATAAAATTCTTGGTCTCGAACTTAAAAAGGTGAAAAGCATCCGTTCTTTAAGTTTTATTCAGGGGACGATGGTGAATTTTCTGCAACAGTTGATTACCCTTACTTTATTGTATTTAATATTTAAAAATGTCGTTACTCCGGGGCAATATTTATCATTGATGTTCTACGGGTTCTTTATTTTTGGACCAATGCAGGAAATCGGAAATATCATTATCTCTTATCGTGAAGCTGAAGCATCGCTGCATAACTTCGATAATTTAATGAAAAAACAGGTGGAGGAAAAACCACATACACCAAAACAGATTGGTGCGGTTCAAAAATTAGACTTTAACCATGTTTCTTTTCAACATCAAAGTGCTTCTTATAAAGCATTGAATGATATTTCATTTGAAGTGAAAAATGGAGAAACCATTGCGTTTGTCGGCCCAAGTGGCTCAGGAAAAAGTACGTTGGTAAAATTATTAGTCGGATTGTACAGGCCAAAAGAAGGCTCTATTTTTTATAATGGAATCAACGGGAAAGAGTTCGATTTTGATGAACTGAGAAATCAGATTGGTTTTGTAACGCAGGACACACAGCTTTTTGCAGGAACAATCAAAGAAAATCTATTGTTCGTCAATCCGAATGCTACTGATGAAGATCTAGATTTAGCTTTAAATAAATCAAGTGCTAAAACATTAATTGAAAGAGCCGAAAATGGAATAGACACCGTCATCGGCGAAGGCGGACTGAAATTGAGCGGTGGCGAAAAGCAAAGAATTGCCATTGCCAGAGCTTTATTGAGAAAACCTAATTTATTGATTTTTGATGAAGCAACTTCTGCTTTAGACAGCATTACAGAAGAGGAAATCACTTCAACCATAAAAGAAATTTCTGAAGAAAAAGAACAAATTACTGTACTGATTGCCCACCGATTGAGCACTATTATGCACGCAGACCGAATTTATGTTTTAGAGCGTGGGAAAGTAATTGAAACAGGTTCGCACGAGAATCTTTTGGATTTAAAAGGATTGTATTATGCGATGTGGAGACAGCAGATTGGGGAAAGAAAGGTTACAAAACAAGTTTAA
- a CDS encoding RDD family protein produces the protein MKKEKFLSRRIIAGLIDYTVIFFVTFTYIKYFGEVNSEGEFYVSGVKALPVFIFWFVYNCVIEVYLQSTFGNYLVKLKPVDEKTELDITIKQSFLRHIVDPIDMFFFGLVAIIIITNSQESKRLGDLLAKTKVVKI, from the coding sequence TTGAAAAAAGAAAAATTTTTGTCCCGACGTATAATTGCTGGTTTAATAGATTACACAGTGATATTTTTTGTAACATTCACATATATCAAATATTTTGGTGAGGTAAATTCAGAGGGTGAATTTTATGTGAGCGGCGTAAAAGCACTTCCAGTTTTTATTTTTTGGTTTGTATATAATTGCGTTATTGAAGTTTATCTGCAATCAACATTTGGAAATTATTTAGTAAAACTAAAACCAGTAGACGAAAAAACTGAGCTGGATATAACTATAAAACAGTCATTTTTAAGACACATTGTTGATCCCATTGACATGTTCTTTTTCGGTTTAGTTGCAATAATCATCATTACAAACTCACAAGAAAGTAAAAGATTAGGTGATTTGTTAGCCAAGACTAAAGTTGTAAAAATTTAA
- a CDS encoding DUF1015 domain-containing protein, whose translation MPVFKPFRGIRPHKDHESTFPTHPLDNFTQAEIAEKAQKEKTYINMIKPYVVSKSKDVDRNLRKIRTTFEELMEDKTLVQDSSSYYLYEQIYPNKQIFRGLLGLANIEDFWNGKIKRHESTIPQRKEKLAHYLDKVNLQAEPVLLTYPSNSKIELLMNHEEKNVPIFNHVDTVGIRHKIWRIDNRLKLQQFKEVIDQIDSFYIADGHHRIGSTALHAKRLKDKNKKHNGTEAYNFVYSFIVSNQSIKIHDYNRIVKSIGDLTTDEFLKSLEKYFLIHEKEQAPYYPSQKFHISMYIDGKFYSLHVKHDLRSQEMSLDNLDHHLLDKYIIKDILKIEDSDSSDQISYIKGSSNIEGIKLLKEKVDSGEGKVGFGIYPVSFNDMIKISDLKLRMPPKCTFIEPKLVTALLMYDMK comes from the coding sequence ATGCCAGTTTTTAAACCTTTCCGTGGAATAAGACCTCATAAAGATCATGAGTCTACATTTCCTACTCATCCTTTAGATAATTTCACACAGGCTGAAATCGCTGAAAAAGCGCAAAAAGAAAAGACTTACATCAATATGATTAAACCATATGTTGTAAGTAAATCTAAAGATGTAGACCGGAATTTAAGGAAGATACGTACAACGTTTGAAGAACTGATGGAGGATAAAACACTTGTTCAGGATAGTTCGTCATACTATCTTTATGAGCAGATTTACCCTAACAAACAGATTTTCAGAGGGCTTCTCGGCTTGGCAAATATAGAAGATTTCTGGAACGGAAAAATAAAGAGACACGAAAGTACCATTCCTCAGAGAAAAGAGAAATTAGCTCATTATTTAGATAAAGTAAACCTTCAGGCAGAACCTGTATTATTAACGTATCCATCCAATTCAAAAATTGAATTGCTGATGAATCATGAGGAGAAAAACGTTCCGATTTTCAATCACGTTGATACAGTTGGAATCAGACACAAAATCTGGCGAATAGATAACCGTTTGAAACTACAGCAGTTCAAGGAAGTGATCGATCAGATCGATTCTTTCTACATTGCCGACGGTCACCACAGAATTGGTTCTACTGCGCTTCACGCAAAGCGTTTGAAAGATAAAAACAAAAAACATAATGGAACTGAAGCATACAATTTCGTGTATAGTTTCATAGTTTCCAACCAATCAATCAAAATTCACGACTATAACAGAATTGTGAAGAGCATCGGAGATTTGACGACAGACGAATTTCTGAAAAGTCTTGAGAAATATTTCTTAATTCACGAAAAAGAACAAGCTCCATACTATCCATCGCAGAAATTCCACATTTCTATGTACATCGATGGGAAGTTCTACTCTCTTCACGTAAAGCATGACCTTCGTTCTCAGGAGATGTCTTTGGATAATTTAGATCATCATCTTTTAGATAAATATATTATAAAAGATATTTTGAAGATTGAAGATTCAGATAGTTCAGACCAGATTTCTTACATCAAAGGAAGTTCAAACATTGAAGGAATCAAGCTTTTAAAAGAAAAAGTAGACAGCGGAGAAGGAAAAGTAGGTTTTGGAATTTATCCTGTAAGTTTTAATGATATGATTAAAATATCTGATTTAAAACTCCGTATGCCTCCAAAATGTACGTTCATTGAACCAAAATTGGTAACCGCATTGTTGATGTATGACATGAAGTAA
- a CDS encoding M28 family peptidase, producing the protein MKKILLIIFPLFLSGFLFSQKKPVKKPKPIPKFNYIDEFKKISDEIMTNGTAYDNLGELTKGVGPRFSATPGYAKATEWAERNLKEAGAENIWKQEVRVPIWIRGRESLQIKAGNGEWKNIRMLSFGNSEGTGGKDMIYDILLVNDVQELVNFTSAQVKDKIIFVNYPIDQKLISTVDSYLIAAKSKLLSASVIGKKGARGLIIRSLTTASDDIPHAKQIYYEPEDKVKIPAVTIGVKSADELEKLLKKQTVKAKLNMTAESKGETINHNIIGEIPGKKDAKVIVLGAQLDSWDFAEGAHDDGSGVVQCLEVLRAFKALGYDNNHTIRVVLYANSENGGQGRETYAAQVKKKEEKHIIALGSDSGGYSPRGFSLDMSPQRRRLIFPWKEYFLPYGVYDFDQTYAIQDIAPLKKLDIPLMELVVDTQRYFDYHHSEKDTFDKVNKRELLLGAVVMTQMVFMIDKNW; encoded by the coding sequence ATGAAAAAAATTCTGCTCATCATATTTCCACTCTTTTTGAGTGGATTTTTATTTTCTCAAAAGAAGCCAGTCAAAAAGCCGAAGCCGATTCCGAAATTCAATTATATCGATGAGTTCAAGAAAATTTCAGATGAAATCATGACTAACGGAACTGCGTACGATAATCTTGGCGAACTGACAAAAGGTGTCGGACCGCGCTTCAGCGCAACTCCTGGTTATGCAAAAGCTACCGAATGGGCAGAGAGAAATCTTAAAGAAGCTGGCGCAGAAAACATATGGAAACAAGAAGTTAGAGTTCCTATTTGGATCAGAGGTAGAGAATCTCTACAGATCAAAGCCGGAAATGGTGAATGGAAAAACATCCGTATGCTTTCTTTCGGGAACTCTGAAGGAACAGGCGGAAAAGATATGATCTACGATATTCTTTTGGTAAATGATGTTCAGGAGTTGGTTAATTTTACGAGTGCGCAGGTAAAAGATAAAATTATTTTCGTCAACTATCCTATCGATCAGAAATTGATCAGCACAGTAGATTCTTATCTTATTGCCGCTAAATCTAAATTGCTTTCCGCTTCTGTGATTGGTAAAAAAGGAGCAAGAGGTTTAATTATAAGATCACTGACGACGGCTTCAGACGATATTCCTCATGCAAAACAGATTTATTATGAACCAGAAGATAAAGTGAAAATTCCGGCAGTTACGATTGGAGTAAAATCTGCAGACGAGTTGGAGAAGCTTTTAAAAAAGCAAACCGTAAAAGCAAAATTAAATATGACCGCCGAATCAAAAGGCGAAACCATCAACCATAATATCATCGGAGAAATCCCCGGAAAAAAAGATGCTAAAGTAATTGTTTTAGGAGCTCAGCTCGATTCATGGGATTTTGCGGAAGGAGCGCATGATGACGGTTCGGGAGTTGTTCAGTGTCTGGAAGTTTTAAGAGCATTTAAAGCATTGGGTTACGATAATAATCACACAATCAGAGTTGTACTGTATGCAAACAGTGAAAATGGTGGACAAGGCAGAGAAACGTACGCAGCGCAGGTTAAAAAGAAAGAAGAAAAACATATCATCGCTTTAGGTTCAGATTCCGGAGGATATTCTCCGAGAGGATTCTCCCTTGATATGTCGCCGCAAAGACGCCGCCTGATTTTCCCGTGGAAAGAATATTTCCTTCCTTACGGAGTGTACGATTTTGACCAGACTTATGCGATTCAGGATATCGCTCCTCTGAAAAAACTGGATATTCCATTAATGGAATTGGTCGTCGATACCCAAAGATATTTTGATTACCACCACTCGGAAAAGGATACTTTCGACAAAGTCAACAAAAGAGAATTGCTTTTGGGAGCGGTTGTGATGACGCAGATGGTTTTTATGATTGATAAAAATTGGTAG
- a CDS encoding helix-turn-helix transcriptional regulator — protein MWLFVIEFSMLLVFFFSSTSGFENGLSLYYFLLFITSLFIFNTRKTSKYIIFVFATAFVLFLISHFYDFRIFRIGETGNIKFLKNQRLVTFIVVFMGLAGLGYFILLKHFTILELYQKILRSEKIISDMRAKLNRKDDIDLENLVKLAMNDDITFIPKIKSSFPNLYDNLMEMNSAMTSEEFKLCALLKLGFTTKDIAEYNHISVRTVQTRKSRLRKSFGISADRDLYKWIDTI, from the coding sequence ATGTGGCTATTCGTTATCGAATTTTCTATGCTGTTGGTTTTCTTTTTTTCATCCACATCAGGTTTTGAAAATGGTTTGTCATTATATTATTTTTTACTGTTTATCACTTCACTGTTTATTTTTAATACAAGGAAAACATCGAAGTATATCATATTTGTTTTTGCTACCGCATTTGTTCTTTTTCTCATAAGTCACTTTTATGATTTCAGGATATTCAGGATTGGAGAAACAGGAAATATAAAGTTTTTAAAAAATCAAAGACTTGTTACTTTTATAGTAGTATTTATGGGGTTGGCGGGTCTTGGATATTTTATTTTATTAAAACACTTTACGATTTTGGAATTATACCAGAAGATTCTCAGGAGCGAAAAAATAATCTCTGATATGCGTGCAAAGCTTAACAGAAAAGACGATATAGATTTGGAGAATTTAGTAAAACTGGCCATGAATGACGATATCACTTTCATACCCAAAATAAAATCTTCATTTCCAAATTTATATGATAACCTCATGGAAATGAACAGTGCTATGACATCTGAGGAGTTCAAATTATGCGCTCTTCTCAAACTTGGTTTTACTACAAAAGATATAGCGGAATACAATCATATTTCAGTGCGGACAGTTCAGACGAGAAAAAGCAGACTAAGGAAATCATTCGGAATATCTGCTGATAGAGATCTGTACAAATGGATAGATACTATATAG
- a CDS encoding FKBP-type peptidyl-prolyl cis-trans isomerase, translating into MKKILLISALGLLSCKRNAPQVHPPVGGVLSQSDLDVSRNRMKNLNTLERQQIQDWVNSQDIKFYPTQLNYWTTVEGFDKRQRRPDDSPISYSYDLFDFDQTKIYDKSIQRNDARFGHFDELKAVENALRYMNDGEEVTLLVPSTLAYGTFGDENKIDNDIPLIIKLKVL; encoded by the coding sequence ATGAAAAAAATACTTCTCATCTCCGCATTAGGACTTTTAAGCTGTAAAAGAAATGCCCCACAGGTGCATCCTCCGGTGGGTGGTGTATTGAGCCAGAGTGATCTTGATGTTTCCAGAAACAGAATGAAAAATCTCAATACTTTAGAAAGACAGCAGATTCAGGATTGGGTGAATAGTCAGGATATTAAATTTTATCCTACTCAGCTTAATTACTGGACGACCGTAGAAGGTTTTGACAAAAGACAAAGAAGACCGGATGATTCTCCGATTTCGTATTCTTATGATCTGTTTGATTTTGATCAGACTAAAATTTATGACAAATCTATTCAGAGAAACGATGCGAGATTCGGGCATTTTGATGAGTTGAAAGCAGTAGAAAATGCTTTAAGATATATGAATGACGGGGAAGAAGTAACGCTTCTTGTACCATCAACATTAGCTTACGGTACTTTTGGAGACGAAAATAAAATAGATAACGATATTCCTTTAATTATAAAATTAAAAGTTCTATAG
- a CDS encoding helix-turn-helix domain-containing protein, which yields MKKSIPDYKRIYNDIIIKEFPDKRNCCLRLLQKESLSVVDIIELNEKIFGIPDKEIFIANQKHRSYRETDILKILDYQKKNKLNNTQLAIHFKLSRNTVAKWKKDLVV from the coding sequence ATGAAAAAATCAATCCCTGATTATAAGAGAATATATAACGACATTATTATAAAAGAGTTTCCGGATAAAAGAAATTGCTGTCTGCGATTATTACAGAAAGAAAGCTTATCTGTTGTGGATATTATAGAACTGAATGAGAAAATTTTCGGCATTCCAGACAAAGAAATTTTTATAGCCAATCAGAAGCACCGTTCTTATAGAGAAACAGATATTCTTAAAATACTTGATTACCAGAAAAAAAATAAACTCAACAATACCCAACTTGCAATCCACTTTAAATTAAGCCGTAATACGGTGGCCAAGTGGAAAAAAGACCTTGTGGTATAA
- a CDS encoding peptidylprolyl isomerase, which produces MNVDKETYEGLKDGLYANLQTTKGNLIVKFEDKKSPVTVANFVGLAEGKIDNKSKAKGVPFYDGTIFHRVIKDFMIQGGDPQGTGMGDPGYKFEDEKNDLKHTGKGILSMANSGPNTNGSQFFITEIATPWLDGRHTIFGEVVKGDDVIDAIAVVEKGAQDKPKTDIVLEKVSIFSKGDEYKGYDAAKTFTEGKAKIAENNKAFIAKEEAEKKKKEEEFKANQQKMVDDAKAGMQVTESGLYYKITKKTEGKAPKAGDNISVHYAGKLVDGTEFDSSFKRGEPLEFPVGTGRVIKGWDEGILLLKEGETATLLIPPAMAYGERVAGGVIPANAWLIFDVELVKVP; this is translated from the coding sequence ATGAACGTAGACAAAGAAACTTACGAAGGGCTTAAAGACGGACTTTATGCTAATCTACAAACTACAAAAGGTAACTTGATTGTAAAGTTTGAAGACAAAAAATCACCAGTGACTGTGGCTAACTTTGTTGGTCTTGCAGAAGGTAAAATTGATAACAAATCAAAGGCAAAAGGTGTTCCTTTTTATGACGGAACGATTTTCCACAGAGTAATCAAAGATTTCATGATTCAAGGAGGAGATCCTCAGGGAACAGGAATGGGAGATCCCGGATATAAATTTGAAGACGAGAAAAACGACCTTAAACATACAGGAAAAGGTATTTTGTCAATGGCTAACTCTGGACCAAACACCAACGGTTCTCAGTTCTTCATTACTGAAATTGCTACTCCTTGGTTAGATGGCAGACACACAATCTTCGGAGAAGTTGTAAAAGGTGATGATGTGATTGATGCAATTGCTGTTGTTGAAAAAGGTGCTCAGGATAAACCAAAAACTGATATCGTACTTGAAAAAGTAAGTATTTTCAGCAAAGGAGATGAGTACAAAGGTTACGATGCGGCAAAAACTTTCACTGAAGGTAAAGCTAAAATCGCTGAAAACAATAAAGCTTTCATCGCTAAAGAAGAAGCTGAAAAGAAGAAAAAGGAAGAAGAGTTCAAAGCAAATCAGCAGAAAATGGTTGATGATGCAAAAGCAGGAATGCAGGTAACTGAATCTGGTCTTTACTACAAAATCACTAAGAAAACTGAAGGAAAAGCTCCTAAAGCCGGTGATAATATTTCTGTACATTATGCAGGTAAATTAGTTGACGGAACTGAGTTTGATTCTTCATTCAAAAGAGGTGAACCTCTTGAGTTTCCTGTAGGAACTGGAAGAGTAATCAAAGGTTGGGACGAAGGTATCCTATTATTAAAAGAAGGAGAAACGGCTACACTTTTGATTCCGCCGGCAATGGCTTACGGAGAAAGAGTTGCAGGAGGAGTTATCCCAGCAAATGCATGGTTAATATTCGACGTGGAATTGGTAAAAGTTCCTTAA
- a CDS encoding transposase translates to MNFKEILIGPVIEKEVAARGIELPRICNFMKCTEQEVKGMYKVTSIETENLLKWSKLLEYDFFRLYSQHLILYAPTMADTSTKTKKTILPQFRKNIYTKEVINFILKQIQSGEMSKFEVIERYKIPKSTLSKWISKYK, encoded by the coding sequence ATGAATTTTAAAGAGATCCTGATAGGACCAGTGATTGAAAAAGAAGTTGCAGCACGTGGGATAGAACTTCCCCGAATTTGTAATTTTATGAAATGTACGGAACAGGAAGTAAAGGGAATGTACAAAGTAACAAGTATAGAAACAGAAAATCTGTTGAAATGGAGCAAACTATTAGAATATGATTTTTTCAGGCTGTATTCACAGCATTTGATATTGTATGCCCCAACGATGGCAGACACAAGTACAAAAACAAAAAAAACAATATTACCTCAGTTCCGCAAAAACATTTATACAAAAGAAGTTATTAATTTCATTCTGAAACAAATACAGTCAGGAGAAATGTCAAAATTTGAAGTAATAGAACGTTATAAAATACCAAAAAGTACTCTTTCTAAGTGGATAAGCAAGTATAAATAA
- a CDS encoding M20/M25/M40 family metallo-hydrolase, with protein sequence MKKLVATIILLLSLNLFSQSKEDSIQFNRISTEILNKGKAYNELRDLTKNIGHRLSGSEAYEKSVQWAAQKLRDAGADKVWLQEVMIPVWERGNESLHIKTNSGKWTKLKMLSLGNSEGTKGKDVSGEIIMVKSFAEYEKLPAEKVKDKIVFFNYPFSQSYIETFKGYSDASAYRSTAAMLTAQKGGKFAIVRSLSSAFDDVPHTGAMRYKDDVAKIPAVAIGNTTADELENLLKSQKITAKLNSNCGMKGEKLSHSVIGELTGKKDKSVIVVGGHLDSWDVGEGAHDDGAGIVQSIEVLRTFKNLGIKNNHTIRVVCFANEENGVKGGIQYGKTAKETGEKHLFALESDAGGFSPRGVALDMDDNKRNEIKSWSPLFLPYGAYDFEGRYSGTDIYPLKDMGVPTAELVPDSQRYFDIHHTEEDTFEKVNRRELLLGATVMTQMIYMIDKNW encoded by the coding sequence ATGAAAAAACTTGTAGCAACAATTATTCTACTTCTAAGCCTAAACTTATTCTCTCAATCCAAAGAAGACTCCATCCAATTCAACAGAATCTCAACCGAGATTTTAAATAAAGGAAAAGCTTACAATGAACTTAGAGATTTAACGAAAAACATCGGTCATCGTTTAAGCGGTTCCGAGGCATATGAAAAATCGGTTCAGTGGGCGGCGCAGAAACTTCGTGATGCCGGAGCAGATAAAGTATGGCTTCAGGAAGTGATGATCCCCGTTTGGGAAAGAGGAAATGAATCTTTACATATCAAAACTAACAGCGGAAAATGGACAAAACTCAAAATGCTTTCGTTAGGAAATTCTGAAGGTACCAAAGGAAAAGATGTTTCAGGAGAGATCATTATGGTAAAATCTTTTGCTGAATACGAAAAACTTCCTGCCGAAAAGGTAAAGGATAAGATTGTTTTCTTCAACTACCCTTTCAGTCAGTCGTACATCGAAACGTTTAAAGGATATAGCGATGCATCTGCATACCGTTCAACTGCTGCAATGTTGACCGCACAAAAAGGTGGAAAGTTTGCCATCGTGAGATCGTTGTCATCCGCTTTTGACGACGTTCCACATACCGGAGCGATGAGATATAAAGATGATGTTGCAAAAATTCCTGCAGTGGCGATTGGAAATACTACAGCCGACGAGCTTGAAAATTTATTAAAATCACAAAAGATCACCGCAAAACTCAATTCCAATTGTGGGATGAAAGGCGAAAAACTTTCTCATTCTGTCATCGGTGAACTCACTGGTAAAAAAGATAAGAGCGTCATTGTTGTGGGCGGACATTTAGATTCGTGGGATGTAGGCGAAGGTGCACATGACGACGGAGCAGGAATCGTTCAAAGCATTGAAGTTTTAAGAACATTTAAAAATTTAGGCATCAAAAATAATCATACCATAAGAGTTGTCTGCTTTGCCAACGAAGAAAATGGTGTAAAAGGCGGAATACAATATGGAAAAACAGCAAAAGAAACCGGAGAAAAACATCTTTTCGCTTTAGAGTCTGATGCAGGTGGATTTTCTCCGAGAGGTGTAGCCCTTGACATGGATGATAATAAAAGAAACGAGATCAAAAGTTGGTCGCCTTTATTTTTACCGTATGGCGCTTACGATTTTGAAGGCAGATATTCCGGGACAGATATTTATCCGTTGAAAGATATGGGAGTTCCGACGGCTGAGCTCGTTCCGGATTCTCAAAGGTATTTTGATATTCACCACACTGAAGAAGATACATTTGAAAAGGTGAACCGAAGAGAATTGTTGCTTGGTGCGACGGTGATGACGCAGATGATTTATATGATTGATAAGAATTGGTAG